CGGCAGCAGTCGTCATCACGCTGTTGGCCGGCACATCCGCACTCTCCATGGGCACCGCGTCGGCTGCCCAGTCGGCCCCCGCCACACCGGCGGGTGAGACAGGGGCAGCCGCCGTCTACTGCGGCTACCACGGCGCGGTCACCCCGCCCACCATCCGGCGGGGCAATACGGGCAACGCCGTACGGGAGGCCCAGTGTCTCCTCCAGTTCTGGGGCTTCTACATCGGCCCGACCGGCATCGACGGGGACTTCGGCGGTTACACCGACGCGGCCACCAGGGACTTCCAGCGCACCTGCCGCATCGGCGTCGACGGCATTATCGGTCCCGTCACCTGGAACCGGCTGCGCAACGGCTGCTGACACCCCGAGCACGTACCATGCCGGTCCGGGACCCACGTCCTGGACCGGCGCCGCGCCGGCTGATGCCGGAAATGTGAACGCTCTGCCACGGCGCTTCCCAAGTGTCAGCAGTCACTTGATGGACCGGACAGCTTCTGGGTGTGCACGAGGTTGCCGTTGCTCCAGGCGGTGATCAGAGGCTTCCTTTCATGTGCCCATTGTCCAGGCCCGGTTGAGCCGCTCAGTCAGTGGTGTTCGTTCATGTGGGCGAGTGCCTGCTGGGCCGAGTCGGGGGCGAAGGCGCTGTCGAGTCCTTCGGCGCTGCCTTCGGCCGCCTCGATGGAGCGGGGCAGCAGGAGCTTCTCGTAGGCGCGGACCGCCTCGCCGAGGGTGGGCTGGGCGGTGATGGCCCGAGCGAGGTCGGTGGCGTCGAGCATGGCGAGGTTGGCTCCCATACCGGAGAAGGGGGACATGAGGTGGGCGGCGTCGCCGAGGAGGGTGACGCCGGGGGTGTGGTTCCAGGTGTGGGGTACGGGCAGAGCCGTCAGCGGCCGGTTGATGTAGCCCGTGTCGGTGTCGGTGATCAGTCCGAGCAGGTCCGGGCTCCAGCCGATGAATTGCCGCAGTAGATGTTCGCGGACGGCGTCGGTGTCGGTGAGGTCCAGGCTCGCGCGTTCGTGCCAGTCCTGCTCGATGCGCATGCCGATGTAGATGCGGATGTGCTGGTTGCTGTTGCGCTGCGCGACCAGACCGAGGTTGTTGTCCAGCGCCATCATGGTGCCGTCGCCGGTGAGCGCGGCGAGCTTGGGGTGGCGGGTGTCGGCTTCCTCGAGGCCGGCCTCG
This portion of the Streptomyces sp. NBC_01750 genome encodes:
- a CDS encoding peptidoglycan-binding domain-containing protein — encoded protein: MRRLRRFAASAAVVITLLAGTSALSMGTASAAQSAPATPAGETGAAAVYCGYHGAVTPPTIRRGNTGNAVREAQCLLQFWGFYIGPTGIDGDFGGYTDAATRDFQRTCRIGVDGIIGPVTWNRLRNGC
- a CDS encoding FAD-dependent oxidoreductase, whose product is MNTSTTAPRIAIIGAGPGGLTCARILQRHGIAVTVHDADVPRTARGHGGTLDMHPTSGQAALTAAGLMDEFTELSRPEGERMRLLGSDATVHFDALPPKAADGRGNPEIDRGQLRDLLLDSLTPDTVHWGHKLTHAEPLGEGVHRLHFTDDTTTDTDLLIGADGAWSRVRCLLSEATPAYTGVTFVEAGLEEADTRHPKLAALTGDGTMMALDNNLGLVAQRNSNQHIRIYIGMRIEQDWHERASLDLTDTDAVREHLLRQFIGWSPDLLGLITDTDTGYINRPLTALPVPHTWNHTPGVTLLGDAAHLMSPFSGMGANLAMLDATDLARAITAQPTLGEAVRAYEKLLLPRSIEAAEGSAEGLDSAFAPDSAQQALAHMNEHH